In the genome of Staphylococcus durrellii, one region contains:
- a CDS encoding PPC domain-containing DNA-binding protein, translated as MNYKVYGQTIVLVLEQGEDIVEQVTIIAQQQNGKFGTVSGIGACQGVELNFYNLETQTYEKRAVQEPLELISLLGNISHIDDTPFAHLHATFGTNQYQTLSGHLTKAVVSATAEIVITMTELDINRKHSSQIGLNLLDLSTK; from the coding sequence ATGAACTATAAAGTTTACGGACAAACTATTGTATTAGTTTTAGAACAAGGTGAAGATATTGTTGAACAAGTTACAATAATCGCACAACAACAAAATGGTAAATTTGGTACTGTAAGTGGCATTGGTGCTTGCCAAGGCGTAGAACTAAATTTTTATAATCTTGAAACTCAAACATACGAAAAAAGAGCAGTCCAAGAGCCACTTGAATTAATTAGCTTACTCGGTAACATCTCGCATATTGACGATACGCCATTCGCGCATCTTCATGCCACGTTTGGTACCAATCAATACCAAACGTTAAGTGGTCATTTGACCAAGGCCGTCGTATCCGCCACAGCTGAAATTGTGATTACTATGACAGAATTAGATATCAATCGCAAACACAGTAGCCAAATTGGTTTGAATTTATTAGATTTATCAACTAAATGA
- the galU gene encoding UTP--glucose-1-phosphate uridylyltransferase GalU, with amino-acid sequence MKKIKKAIIPAAGLGTRFLPATKAMPKEMLPILDKPTIQYIVEEAAKAGIEDIIIVTGKHKRAIEDHFDNQKELEMILEEKGKDDLLERVKYSTELANIFYVRQKEQKGLGHAIYSARQFIGDEPFAVLLGDDIVESDTPAIKQLIDIYEQTEKSVIGVQEVPENETHRYGIIDPVAHQERRYEVKEFVEKPAEGTAPSNLAIMGRYVLTPEIFDYLETQGEGAGGEIQLTDAIERLNKDNQVFAYDFEGNRFDVGEKLGFVKTTIEFALKDQTMSEELKSFIKTLDID; translated from the coding sequence GTGAAAAAGATAAAAAAAGCAATCATACCTGCTGCGGGTTTAGGTACAAGATTTCTACCAGCAACAAAAGCGATGCCAAAAGAAATGTTGCCTATATTAGATAAACCAACAATTCAATACATAGTAGAAGAAGCTGCTAAAGCTGGAATCGAAGACATAATTATTGTTACAGGTAAGCATAAGAGAGCTATAGAAGATCATTTTGATAATCAAAAAGAATTAGAAATGATTTTAGAGGAAAAAGGCAAAGATGATTTGTTAGAACGCGTGAAATATTCAACTGAGTTGGCGAATATTTTTTACGTGAGACAGAAAGAACAAAAAGGTTTAGGTCATGCCATTTATTCTGCCCGTCAATTTATAGGCGATGAACCATTTGCAGTACTATTAGGCGATGATATCGTCGAATCAGATACACCAGCAATTAAACAACTTATAGATATATATGAACAAACAGAAAAGTCGGTCATTGGCGTACAGGAAGTGCCAGAAAATGAAACGCATAGATATGGCATTATAGATCCTGTTGCTCACCAAGAGCGCCGTTACGAAGTTAAAGAATTTGTAGAAAAACCAGCTGAAGGGACTGCACCATCTAACTTAGCTATTATGGGACGTTACGTGCTTACACCCGAAATCTTTGATTATTTAGAAACTCAAGGTGAGGGTGCTGGAGGTGAAATACAGTTAACAGATGCTATAGAGCGCTTAAACAAAGATAATCAAGTTTTTGCGTATGATTTTGAAGGCAATCGTTTCGATGTTGGAGAGAAATTAGGTTTTGTTAAAACTACGATTGAATTTGCGCTAAAAGATCAAACAATGAGTGAAGAACTAAAATCGTTTATTAAGACGCTTGATATTGATTAA
- the ybaK gene encoding Cys-tRNA(Pro) deacylase produces the protein MKHKKTNAMRILEKANIEYEVNRYEVTHKHMDGITVAQTVGVDVKYVYKTLVLENARHECFVFIIPVKASLNLKQAANCVHQKKLMLLPVERLKQVTGYIRGGCSPIGMKKHFLTYIDESALTFESIYVSGGERGVQIKINVNDLINIVEADVVDIIE, from the coding sequence ATGAAACATAAAAAAACAAATGCGATGCGCATATTAGAAAAAGCTAACATCGAATATGAGGTGAATCGTTACGAAGTTACTCATAAACATATGGATGGTATTACTGTGGCACAAACAGTTGGGGTAGACGTTAAGTATGTCTATAAAACTTTAGTGTTAGAAAACGCTCGACATGAATGTTTTGTATTCATTATTCCTGTAAAAGCATCATTGAATTTGAAGCAAGCAGCAAATTGTGTGCATCAAAAGAAATTAATGCTATTACCGGTTGAACGTCTGAAACAAGTGACGGGTTATATAAGAGGTGGTTGTTCCCCTATAGGTATGAAAAAACATTTTCTGACTTACATAGACGAAAGTGCGCTAACATTTGAGTCGATTTATGTGAGTGGTGGAGAACGAGGTGTGCAAATTAAAATTAATGTCAATGATTTAATAAACATCGTAGAAGCGGACGTTGTAGATATTATAGAATAA
- a CDS encoding PTS fructose transporter subunit IIABC, with the protein MRITELLTKDTIAMDINATEKNGVIEELVAQLNQAGILNDDDAFKNAIFDRESQSTTGIGEGIAIPHAKVAAVNKPAIAFGKSQSGVDYQSLDMQPAHLFFMIAAPEGGAQTHLDALAKLSGILMDDKVRADLLAAQSPEEVQQIIDRADDEATEEENEEQQGAQTATSNDVTGDEPYILAVTACPTGIAHTYMARDALKKQAKQMGIQIKVETNGSGGVKNALTDEDIAKATGIIVAADVHVETDRFNGKNVVEVPVADGIKRPETLINLAQDTSRKPFVASGEQRSKSTEDNDQGIGKTIYKHLMSGVSNMLPLVISGGILMAIVFLFGANSFDPKSSEHNAFAEQLWNIGKNSAFALIIPILAGYIARSIADKPGFAAGLVGGMLAVSGDAGFIGGILAGFLAGYLTQGVKRLVNGLPQSLEGLKPTLIYPVLSVTITGLLMIYVINPPASWLNNLLLNGLNGLSGANIVLLGLVVGAMMAIDMGGPFNKAAYVFATAALTEGNSAPITAAMIGGMVPPIAIALAMLIFRKKFTKEQKGSVIPNFVMGLSFITEGAIPFAAADPLRVIPSMMVGSGVAGAIALGLGSAIQAPHGGIIVIFATDIGHALQSLIAIIIGALVAAIIYGLLKPKVTEVEAEASEAMNE; encoded by the coding sequence ATGAGAATAACTGAATTATTAACAAAAGATACGATAGCAATGGATATAAATGCCACAGAGAAAAATGGAGTTATAGAAGAACTTGTAGCTCAACTAAATCAAGCGGGTATATTGAATGATGATGATGCTTTTAAAAATGCAATATTTGATAGAGAATCACAAAGTACTACGGGCATCGGCGAAGGAATAGCAATACCGCACGCTAAAGTAGCGGCTGTCAATAAGCCTGCTATTGCTTTCGGTAAATCACAAAGCGGCGTTGACTATCAAAGTCTTGATATGCAACCGGCGCATTTATTTTTCATGATTGCCGCACCTGAAGGCGGGGCTCAAACACACTTAGATGCCTTAGCAAAATTATCAGGCATATTAATGGATGATAAGGTCAGAGCCGATTTATTAGCAGCTCAATCTCCTGAAGAAGTACAACAGATTATCGACCGTGCTGACGATGAGGCTACTGAAGAAGAAAATGAAGAGCAACAAGGTGCTCAAACGGCTACTTCAAATGATGTGACAGGTGATGAGCCTTATATATTAGCCGTAACGGCTTGTCCTACGGGGATAGCTCATACTTACATGGCTCGTGATGCGTTGAAAAAGCAAGCTAAACAAATGGGCATTCAAATTAAAGTTGAAACAAACGGCTCGGGTGGCGTAAAAAACGCGCTTACCGATGAAGACATTGCTAAAGCTACTGGTATTATTGTAGCCGCTGACGTACATGTTGAAACTGACCGCTTTAACGGTAAAAATGTAGTAGAAGTACCTGTAGCCGATGGAATAAAACGTCCAGAAACGTTAATTAATTTAGCACAAGACACATCTAGAAAACCATTTGTTGCTTCAGGGGAACAACGTAGTAAATCAACTGAGGACAACGATCAAGGTATAGGCAAAACGATATATAAACATCTTATGAGCGGTGTATCTAATATGCTACCTTTAGTTATTTCTGGTGGAATATTAATGGCAATTGTGTTTTTATTTGGCGCGAACTCATTTGATCCAAAAAGTTCTGAACATAATGCCTTCGCAGAACAATTATGGAATATTGGTAAAAATAGTGCCTTCGCATTAATTATTCCAATTTTAGCAGGTTACATTGCAAGAAGTATTGCTGATAAACCAGGTTTCGCCGCTGGTTTAGTAGGTGGTATGTTAGCAGTATCAGGCGACGCAGGATTTATTGGTGGTATTTTAGCTGGTTTCTTAGCAGGTTATTTAACGCAAGGCGTTAAACGTTTAGTAAATGGTTTACCTCAATCTTTAGAAGGCTTGAAACCAACTTTAATTTATCCGGTATTATCGGTTACTATAACTGGTTTGTTAATGATTTATGTTATTAACCCGCCAGCTTCATGGTTAAATAATTTACTATTAAATGGATTGAATGGTTTGTCAGGTGCCAATATTGTATTACTTGGATTAGTAGTTGGAGCAATGATGGCAATTGACATGGGTGGTCCTTTCAACAAAGCTGCATATGTATTTGCGACGGCTGCACTAACTGAAGGAAATAGCGCACCAATCACGGCAGCCATGATTGGTGGTATGGTGCCTCCAATCGCAATCGCACTCGCTATGTTGATTTTCCGTAAAAAATTCACAAAAGAACAAAAAGGTTCAGTTATTCCTAACTTTGTTATGGGATTATCATTTATAACTGAAGGTGCGATACCATTTGCAGCAGCCGATCCATTACGAGTTATTCCGTCAATGATGGTAGGATCAGGCGTAGCCGGTGCAATTGCTTTAGGATTAGGTTCAGCAATACAGGCGCCGCATGGTGGTATTATCGTAATTTTTGCAACTGACATTGGTCATGCATTGCAATCATTAATTGCAATTATTATAGGAGCTCTGGTTGCAGCGATAATTTACGGCTTGTTAAAACCAAAAGTAACAGAAGTAGAGGCAGAAGCTTCAGAAGCTATGAATGAATAA
- a CDS encoding DUF1361 domain-containing protein, translated as MNFKYKVRYIARIVFLLLIVISILKNNVYGFMTLNLFLAYIPLELCLLLKLFKPKRKFEWPLFIIFSLIFVFMVPNTFYMITDLIHLNQFAFNFYAGLNIVEWKYFAYLVAAVFFSLYCLLLIFLEMSTFTHYMWLNRVIILIMMFLNGLGIYMGRFLRVHSVYLINEPLRIFREVFVAIFNIDTIIFVLLMVALQLLLVLFMKGVRIAK; from the coding sequence ATGAACTTTAAATATAAAGTAAGATATATAGCACGTATTGTATTTCTGTTGCTTATTGTAATTTCTATCTTAAAAAATAATGTATATGGTTTTATGACACTAAACCTCTTTTTGGCATATATACCTTTAGAACTATGCCTATTACTTAAATTATTTAAGCCCAAACGAAAATTTGAATGGCCATTATTTATAATTTTTTCGCTTATTTTTGTCTTTATGGTTCCCAATACATTTTATATGATTACAGATTTAATTCATTTAAATCAATTTGCATTTAACTTTTACGCTGGACTAAATATTGTTGAGTGGAAATACTTTGCGTACCTAGTAGCAGCAGTGTTTTTCTCCTTATATTGTTTATTGCTCATATTCCTCGAAATGAGCACTTTCACGCATTATATGTGGTTAAATCGTGTCATTATCCTAATTATGATGTTTTTAAATGGCCTAGGCATTTATATGGGTAGATTTTTACGTGTCCATTCTGTTTATTTAATCAATGAACCATTACGTATATTTAGAGAAGTATTTGTGGCTATCTTTAATATTGATACTATTATATTTGTATTGTTGATGGTGGCCTTGCAATTATTACTTGTGCTGTTTATGAAAGGAGTTCGTATCGCGAAATGA
- a CDS encoding hemolysin family protein, with protein MNLVIFFLLIALTTVFVGSEFALVKVRATRIEQLAAEGNGSAKVVKKMIGNLDYYLSACQLGITVTSLGLGWLGEPTFDKLLHPLFELLHLPEPLTTTISFIIAFIIVTYLHVVLGELAPKTLAIQYTENLALVYSRPLYYFGVVMKPLIWLMNGSARVIIRMFGVNPDANNDAMSEEEIKIIINNSYNGGEINQTELAYMQNIFSFDERHAKDIMVPRTQMITMNEPFNVDELLETIKEYQFTRYPITDDGDKDHVKGFINVKEFLTEYASGKPIKISNFVHELPMISETTRISDALVRMQREHVHISLIIDEYGGTAGILTMEDILEEIVGEIRDEFDDDEVNDIVKKDDKTYQINGRVLLDDLNEQFGIEFKDSEDIDTIGGWLQAHNTNLQQKDYVDTEFDRWIISEIENHQIISVILKIEYNKERIDVADNDDDSEVD; from the coding sequence ATGAACTTAGTAATATTTTTTCTTTTAATTGCATTGACCACGGTATTCGTAGGATCGGAATTTGCGTTAGTTAAAGTGAGAGCTACAAGAATCGAACAATTAGCAGCAGAAGGCAACGGAAGCGCTAAAGTTGTAAAAAAAATGATAGGTAATTTAGATTATTACTTGTCTGCTTGTCAACTTGGTATCACTGTGACATCACTTGGATTAGGTTGGTTAGGAGAACCGACTTTTGATAAATTGTTGCATCCTTTATTTGAATTATTACATTTACCCGAACCCTTAACTACGACAATTTCATTTATTATTGCATTTATCATCGTGACATATTTGCACGTTGTATTAGGTGAGTTGGCGCCTAAGACATTAGCTATACAATATACTGAAAATTTAGCGCTTGTATATTCACGCCCACTGTACTATTTTGGTGTAGTAATGAAACCTCTAATTTGGTTAATGAATGGCTCTGCACGAGTAATTATACGTATGTTTGGTGTGAATCCAGATGCAAATAATGATGCGATGTCTGAAGAAGAAATCAAAATTATTATAAATAATAGTTACAACGGTGGAGAAATAAACCAAACAGAATTGGCTTATATGCAAAATATATTCTCATTCGATGAGCGCCATGCGAAAGATATTATGGTGCCAAGAACCCAAATGATTACAATGAATGAACCTTTCAATGTAGATGAATTATTAGAAACAATAAAAGAATATCAGTTCACACGTTATCCAATTACAGATGACGGTGATAAGGACCATGTCAAAGGCTTTATTAATGTTAAAGAGTTTTTAACTGAATACGCTTCAGGGAAACCAATTAAAATAAGTAACTTCGTACATGAATTACCAATGATTTCAGAGACAACTCGTATTAGTGATGCTTTAGTTAGAATGCAACGCGAACATGTTCATATCAGTCTAATTATTGATGAATATGGCGGTACTGCAGGCATTCTAACCATGGAAGATATCTTAGAAGAAATCGTCGGAGAAATACGTGATGAATTTGATGATGATGAAGTAAATGATATCGTAAAAAAAGACGATAAGACGTATCAAATTAATGGGCGTGTGTTATTAGATGACTTAAATGAACAATTCGGCATAGAATTTAAAGATTCTGAAGATATTGATACGATTGGTGGTTGGTTACAAGCACATAATACTAATTTACAACAAAAAGATTATGTCGATACTGAATTTGACCGTTGGATCATTTCAGAAATTGAAAACCATCAAATTATCTCAGTCATATTAAAAATTGAATATAATAAAGAACGCATTGACGTCGCCGATAATGACGATGATTCAGAAGTAGATTAA
- the pfkB gene encoding 1-phosphofructokinase, whose translation MIYTVTFNPSIDYIMVSRDFQIDGLNRASSTQKFAGGKGINVSRVLQTLNITSTALGFVGGFPGDFIKAILSSSNIVDDFIVVDEDTRINVKLKTENETEINAPGPHITEEQLDALLGKIKKTTEQDIVIVAGSVPTSIGNDIYENIAKITNETGAQLVVDAEKHLVESVLSYGPLFIKPNKDELEAMFNVSINSDAEVVKYGREILAQGAKSVIVSLGGAGAIYIDNQQSFKATVPKGKVINTVGSGDSTVAGMVAGLTSGYSIESAFKLAVAAGTATAFNDDLAQNEAIKNIESQVEISKLDGSD comes from the coding sequence ATGATTTATACAGTTACTTTTAATCCATCAATTGACTATATTATGGTCTCTAGGGATTTTCAAATAGATGGTTTAAATCGCGCTTCATCAACACAGAAATTTGCTGGGGGCAAAGGAATTAATGTTTCGAGAGTACTTCAAACATTAAATATTACATCGACAGCTTTGGGGTTTGTTGGTGGATTTCCGGGTGACTTTATCAAAGCTATACTTTCAAGTAGTAATATTGTTGACGATTTCATCGTTGTTGATGAGGACACGCGTATCAATGTGAAATTAAAAACTGAGAACGAAACTGAAATCAATGCGCCAGGTCCTCATATTACTGAAGAACAATTAGATGCTTTACTTGGGAAAATCAAAAAGACAACCGAACAGGATATAGTAATCGTCGCTGGCAGTGTACCGACAAGCATTGGGAATGATATTTATGAAAATATTGCAAAAATAACTAATGAAACAGGCGCACAATTAGTTGTAGACGCTGAGAAACATCTTGTTGAAAGCGTACTATCTTATGGCCCTTTATTTATTAAACCTAATAAAGATGAGCTAGAAGCAATGTTTAATGTCTCTATTAATAGTGATGCAGAAGTGGTTAAGTATGGTCGTGAGATATTAGCACAAGGAGCAAAATCAGTTATCGTTTCACTTGGGGGAGCAGGAGCAATCTATATAGATAATCAACAAAGTTTCAAAGCTACTGTTCCTAAAGGCAAAGTAATTAATACGGTAGGTTCAGGTGATAGTACAGTCGCTGGTATGGTTGCTGGTTTAACATCTGGTTACTCAATAGAATCAGCCTTTAAATTAGCAGTTGCTGCGGGAACGGCAACGGCATTCAACGATGACTTAGCTCAAAATGAAGCAATTAAAAATATAGAATCACAAGTTGAAATTAGTAAACTTGATGGGAGTGATTAA
- the norA gene encoding multidrug efflux MFS transporter NorA: MNKQFYVLYFNIFLVFLGIGLIVPVLPVYLKDLGLKGSDLGILVAVFALAQMFISPFGGTLADKLGKKLIICIGLLLFAISEFLFAISHSFTLLIVSRILGGFSAGMVMPGVTGLIADISPSGDKAKNFGYMSAIINSGFILGPGLGGFLAEFSHRLPFFVAGFSGILALILSIILIHNPKKTTTAGFTNYQPEMLSKINWKVFLTPIILTLVLAFGLSSFETLFPLYTADKAHYSPLDISIAITGGGIAGAVFQVFFFDKFMKYFSELNFITYALIYSAVILIGLTITQSYWGIMIVSFIVFIGFDMIRPAITNYFSNIAGDRQGFAGGLNSTFTSMGNFVGPLVAGSLFDVNFEFPLYMSIVVMILGVLVIFIEKTLRRKRKNA, encoded by the coding sequence ATGAATAAACAGTTTTATGTCTTATATTTTAATATTTTTCTTGTTTTTTTAGGTATAGGCTTAATAGTTCCTGTATTACCTGTATATTTGAAGGATTTAGGTTTAAAAGGTAGCGATTTAGGAATTTTAGTAGCTGTCTTTGCTTTAGCACAAATGTTTATATCACCTTTTGGTGGAACATTAGCTGATAAACTTGGTAAGAAGTTAATAATATGCATTGGGCTGTTACTCTTCGCTATTTCAGAATTTTTATTCGCAATTAGTCATTCTTTTACTTTATTAATAGTGTCGAGAATTTTAGGTGGTTTCAGTGCTGGTATGGTAATGCCAGGTGTTACAGGATTAATAGCAGATATATCTCCATCTGGTGATAAGGCCAAAAACTTTGGCTACATGTCCGCAATTATTAATTCAGGCTTTATTTTAGGACCGGGATTAGGTGGATTTTTAGCTGAATTCTCACATAGATTACCGTTCTTCGTTGCAGGATTTAGTGGTATCCTCGCCCTAATTTTATCTATTATACTTATTCATAATCCTAAAAAGACGACAACGGCTGGTTTTACGAACTATCAACCAGAGATGTTAAGCAAAATAAACTGGAAAGTATTTTTAACGCCAATCATACTTACGCTTGTATTGGCATTTGGATTGTCTTCATTTGAGACGCTGTTTCCATTATACACTGCAGACAAAGCACATTATTCACCTTTAGATATTTCAATAGCAATTACAGGTGGTGGTATTGCAGGCGCAGTATTCCAAGTCTTTTTCTTCGATAAATTTATGAAATATTTCAGCGAACTAAATTTCATAACTTATGCGCTGATATATTCAGCAGTAATTTTAATTGGTTTGACGATAACGCAAAGTTATTGGGGAATCATGATAGTGAGTTTTATCGTTTTTATAGGATTTGATATGATTCGTCCAGCAATTACGAATTATTTTTCTAATATTGCGGGTGATCGCCAAGGATTTGCTGGTGGTTTAAACTCTACTTTTACGAGTATGGGAAACTTTGTAGGTCCGTTAGTGGCAGGCTCGTTATTTGATGTTAATTTTGAGTTCCCATTATATATGTCTATAGTTGTAATGATACTAGGTGTACTTGTAATTTTCATCGAAAAAACTTTGAGAAGGAAACGAAAAAACGCTTAA
- a CDS encoding DedA family protein gives MEKWIIHFMEQYGYFGIAWLIFLENIFPPIPSEIILTFGGFMTTKSDINFIGVVITSTIGSVIGAIVLYGIGVWIGEDKLFKLVQKYGKFLRVNAEDLAKTFNWFERYGYWTIFFCRFIPLIRSLISIPAGITKMNIWLFILFTTLGTLIWNIILIYLGQTVGGNWHLIVNYMDIYSKIIYVLLLILVIYILFKWLKRIRQK, from the coding sequence ATGGAAAAATGGATTATTCATTTTATGGAACAATATGGTTACTTTGGTATTGCGTGGTTAATATTTTTAGAAAATATTTTCCCGCCTATACCGTCTGAAATTATTTTAACCTTTGGCGGATTTATGACAACGAAATCTGATATAAATTTCATTGGTGTCGTTATAACGTCTACAATCGGTTCGGTTATTGGCGCGATTGTATTATATGGTATAGGTGTTTGGATAGGGGAAGATAAATTATTTAAGTTAGTACAAAAGTACGGTAAATTTTTACGTGTAAATGCGGAAGATTTAGCTAAAACTTTTAATTGGTTTGAGCGTTACGGATATTGGACTATTTTCTTTTGTAGGTTTATTCCTTTGATACGTAGTCTTATTTCTATTCCCGCTGGCATTACAAAAATGAATATATGGCTTTTTATTTTATTTACGACACTTGGTACACTGATATGGAATATCATTTTGATATATCTTGGGCAAACTGTAGGTGGGAATTGGCACCTAATTGTAAACTACATGGATATTTATTCTAAAATTATTTATGTTTTATTATTGATTCTTGTTATATATATACTATTCAAATGGTTAAAAAGAATACGACAAAAGTAA
- a CDS encoding aldo/keto reductase — MDKVTINQHVSFSKMIQGFWRTHTWEWSSQQLNKYLHELVDRGITTMDHADIYGDYTCEGIFGEALKLSPKLREKLEIVSKCGIVLPSDELSWTNGHRYDHTKAHIERSVNRSLTELNVDYLDSLLIHRPSPLMDPNEITEALKELVTAGKVKSFGVSNFNKSQYDLLNNNLVCDKLHITLNQLELSPYTLDALDDGTINHMYKDEVKVMAWSPLAGGKLFSSEDAKAQRIMNIIEPLAQKYQVTASGIIMAWLNKHPAQVMPVLGTHQISRIDDALAGFNITLTDQEWFDIYTASLGHDIP, encoded by the coding sequence ATGGACAAGGTTACAATTAATCAGCACGTTTCTTTTTCAAAAATGATACAAGGATTTTGGCGCACCCACACATGGGAATGGTCATCACAACAACTAAATAAATATTTACATGAATTAGTTGATAGAGGTATTACTACTATGGATCACGCAGATATTTATGGTGACTACACATGTGAGGGAATATTCGGTGAAGCATTAAAACTATCTCCCAAACTTAGAGAAAAGTTGGAAATAGTGTCTAAATGTGGCATTGTGTTACCTTCTGACGAACTGTCATGGACGAATGGACATCGCTATGATCATACGAAAGCACATATTGAACGGTCAGTTAATAGATCGTTGACAGAGTTAAATGTCGACTATCTTGATTCTTTACTTATCCATCGCCCATCTCCATTAATGGATCCTAATGAAATCACTGAAGCATTGAAAGAATTAGTGACAGCTGGAAAAGTTAAGTCATTTGGAGTGTCTAATTTTAATAAATCTCAATATGATTTATTGAATAATAATTTGGTATGTGACAAATTACATATCACGTTAAATCAATTAGAATTATCACCATATACGCTTGATGCACTTGATGATGGTACTATTAATCATATGTATAAAGATGAGGTCAAAGTCATGGCATGGAGTCCACTTGCTGGAGGCAAACTATTTAGCTCAGAAGATGCAAAGGCACAAAGAATTATGAATATAATTGAGCCTTTAGCACAAAAATACCAAGTTACGGCTTCTGGAATCATTATGGCATGGCTTAATAAGCACCCTGCTCAAGTTATGCCTGTGTTAGGTACGCATCAAATTAGCCGTATTGATGATGCGTTGGCAGGATTTAATATTACACTTACAGATCAAGAATGGTTTGATATTTATACTGCATCACTTGGTCATGATATTCCATAA
- a CDS encoding DeoR/GlpR family DNA-binding transcription regulator, with product MITEKRHELILNELAKKDFLSLQELIDNIGCSASTIRRDLSKLQQLGKLTRLHGGATLNQSVVIEPNLIDKRSQNLQEKKEIAQVASGLIEDNDCVFLDAGSSTLEMIPFITSNQVTVVTNGLTHVEELIKNGIKTITIGGQVKSNTFATVGPSAIETLGRYRFDKAFIGINGIDVKYGLTTPDDQEAFVKKYALKQALNKFVVADTSKFNKVFFTNVSIDQDVSIISSEQVEQVENYELFNQQYNVIGGKR from the coding sequence ATGATTACGGAAAAACGGCATGAATTAATTTTAAATGAACTTGCAAAAAAAGATTTTTTATCACTGCAAGAATTGATCGACAATATCGGTTGTAGTGCATCAACGATACGTAGAGATTTGTCTAAGCTGCAACAATTAGGTAAATTAACGCGTCTACATGGCGGCGCTACACTGAATCAATCAGTTGTCATAGAACCTAATCTTATTGATAAACGTAGTCAAAACCTACAAGAGAAAAAAGAAATTGCCCAAGTTGCTTCAGGGTTAATTGAAGATAACGATTGTGTGTTTTTAGACGCTGGTTCATCTACTTTAGAAATGATTCCGTTTATTACAAGTAATCAAGTCACTGTAGTGACGAATGGTCTTACCCACGTTGAAGAATTAATCAAAAATGGCATAAAGACGATAACGATAGGTGGACAAGTTAAATCTAATACTTTTGCTACTGTTGGTCCTAGTGCAATAGAAACACTTGGTCGCTATCGCTTTGATAAAGCGTTTATTGGTATTAATGGCATCGATGTGAAATATGGTTTAACTACACCTGATGATCAAGAGGCTTTTGTTAAAAAATATGCATTGAAACAAGCATTAAATAAATTTGTAGTAGCAGATACTTCTAAATTTAATAAAGTGTTTTTTACCAATGTATCTATTGACCAAGATGTATCAATCATCTCTTCAGAGCAAGTTGAGCAAGTGGAAAACTATGAATTATTTAATCAACAATATAACGTTATAGGAGGAAAACGATGA